A section of the Rossellomorea marisflavi genome encodes:
- a CDS encoding DinB family protein, translating to MIDRHEVLFTQLSTYRSEVLHAAASVTPEEADVIPPPFRNNIRWNLGHIYLDQYQWIEALTKEKQGVPETYPAWFGYGTSPQNFTQDTPSLQTLFTQLKEQPGMIRDRWGHRMEEEFPETEMGMRTVEQVLIRTVFHEGMHLQTILDIKKALSH from the coding sequence TTGATTGATCGTCACGAAGTCTTATTTACCCAGCTGAGCACCTATCGAAGTGAAGTCCTCCATGCGGCGGCCTCTGTCACTCCAGAAGAAGCAGATGTGATTCCACCGCCTTTCCGTAACAATATCCGCTGGAACCTTGGTCATATCTATCTCGATCAATATCAGTGGATCGAGGCGCTGACGAAGGAAAAGCAGGGAGTGCCTGAAACGTATCCTGCCTGGTTCGGCTACGGAACCTCTCCGCAGAATTTCACCCAGGATACGCCATCCCTCCAGACTTTGTTCACCCAGCTGAAAGAGCAGCCCGGGATGATAAGGGATCGGTGGGGGCATCGGATGGAAGAGGAGTTTCCTGAAACGGAAATGGGAATGAGGACGGTAGAGCAGGTTCTCATTCGCACGGTTTTCCATGAAGGGATGCACCTTCAGACCATCCTCGATATCAAAAAGGCTTTGTCACATTGA
- the proV gene encoding glycine betaine/L-proline ABC transporter ATP-binding protein ProV: MAEKKISVQNVTKVFGKSPQQGVKLLNEGKTKREILEKTGMTVGVNKASFDVYAGEIFVIMGLSGSGKSTLVRMLNRLIDPTDGEVLIDGKNIVKLKPNELREVRRKKLSMVFQRFALFPHRTVLDNTEYGLEVQGIEKSKRKQKAIESLELVGLKGYENSYPSELSGGMQQRVGLARALANDPDILLMDEAFSALDPLIRKDMQNELLELQEKMEKTIVFITHDLDEALRIGDRIALMKDGNIVQVGTPEEIMTNPANDYVERFVEDVDLSKVLTAEHVMKRPEMVRIDRGPRVAVKVMKDEGISHLFVVDSKQKLLGAVTIEAASAAVKNQQTLQDILITDIESLKPETLLVDMFEQVATASLPLPVVTEEGRLRGVIVRGAVLGALAGLESDMNIPTESPVNSDANVDAEGIEVNNI; the protein is encoded by the coding sequence ATGGCTGAGAAGAAAATTAGCGTTCAAAACGTTACCAAAGTCTTTGGTAAATCGCCCCAACAGGGAGTCAAACTCCTGAACGAGGGCAAGACCAAACGGGAAATACTTGAAAAGACCGGCATGACCGTCGGAGTCAACAAAGCAAGCTTCGATGTATACGCAGGTGAAATCTTCGTAATCATGGGGCTTTCAGGAAGTGGTAAATCAACATTGGTAAGGATGCTCAATCGCCTGATTGACCCGACCGATGGAGAAGTCCTCATTGATGGCAAGAACATCGTTAAGCTCAAACCCAACGAGCTTAGGGAAGTTAGAAGGAAGAAACTGAGCATGGTGTTCCAACGCTTCGCACTATTCCCTCACCGAACTGTTCTCGATAATACTGAATATGGACTTGAGGTCCAAGGTATAGAAAAATCCAAACGTAAGCAAAAGGCAATCGAATCCCTTGAGCTAGTTGGGCTCAAAGGATACGAAAACAGCTACCCGAGCGAACTCAGCGGCGGTATGCAGCAGCGTGTCGGTCTGGCGCGTGCCCTTGCAAACGACCCTGATATCCTTCTTATGGATGAAGCATTCAGCGCATTGGATCCGTTGATCCGTAAAGACATGCAGAATGAACTTCTCGAGCTTCAGGAGAAAATGGAGAAGACCATCGTCTTCATCACCCATGACCTTGATGAAGCCCTTCGCATCGGTGATCGCATCGCCCTTATGAAGGATGGGAATATCGTACAGGTGGGTACACCGGAAGAGATCATGACCAATCCTGCCAACGATTACGTAGAGCGTTTCGTTGAGGACGTCGACTTGTCCAAAGTGCTCACTGCTGAGCATGTCATGAAGCGCCCTGAAATGGTGCGCATCGACCGTGGTCCGCGTGTAGCCGTTAAAGTCATGAAAGACGAGGGGATCTCCCACTTGTTCGTCGTGGACAGCAAGCAGAAACTTCTTGGTGCCGTCACCATCGAAGCGGCTTCGGCAGCGGTGAAGAATCAGCAGACGCTTCAGGATATCCTCATTACGGATATTGAGTCGCTCAAACCTGAGACATTGCTTGTAGATATGTTCGAACAAGTCGCAACGGCAAGCCTTCCACTTCCAGTCGTGACGGAAGAAGGCAGATTGCGTGGAGTCATCGTAAGGGGTGCTGTATTAGGCGCACTTGCAGGGCTTGAATCAGATATGAACATCCCGACAGAATCACCTGTAAACTCAGATGCGAATGTAGATGCTGAGGGAATTGAGGTGAATAACATATGA
- a CDS encoding MFS transporter: MSSHSTSIDQNASKSKGGTPALLALAISAFGIGTTEFVPVGLLSSIADDLSISITLAGLLISGYALGVAIGAPVLTALTSRMSRKSLLMSLMLLFIVGNSVAALSTSFGLLLVARFITAFSHGIFFSIGSTIAADLVPAHKRASAIAFMFTGLTVATVTGVPLGTFIGQAFGWRATFWGVAALGVIGIVASSILVPKNLKEAPPAKFSDQLKILTNGTLMLAFAITALGYGGTFVAFTYLTPLLENVTGFSAKWVSIILLVYGIAVAIGNVVGGKASDKNPLKALFWMFALQAIILLALTFAAPFKVAGLIAIFLMGLFAFMNVPGLQVLVVNLAEKYVPTAVNVASALNIAAFNVGIAIGSFVGGLIVDSIGLIHTPWIGAVMVAGAVALTAWLRKIEK; this comes from the coding sequence ATGAGTTCTCATTCTACTTCTATAGATCAAAATGCCTCCAAGTCCAAAGGAGGCACCCCGGCGCTACTGGCCCTTGCCATCAGTGCATTCGGAATCGGGACAACAGAATTCGTCCCTGTCGGATTGCTGTCATCGATTGCTGATGACCTGTCGATTTCCATCACTCTTGCAGGTCTGCTCATTTCTGGCTATGCCTTGGGAGTCGCCATCGGTGCTCCCGTCCTGACGGCCCTCACCAGCAGGATGAGCAGGAAGAGCCTGCTCATGTCCCTGATGCTTCTCTTCATTGTAGGGAATTCAGTCGCTGCCCTGTCCACAAGCTTTGGGCTTCTGCTAGTGGCACGGTTCATTACAGCATTCTCCCACGGGATTTTCTTCTCGATCGGGTCCACGATTGCAGCAGATCTCGTTCCCGCGCATAAGCGGGCCAGTGCCATTGCCTTCATGTTCACAGGTCTCACCGTCGCCACGGTCACCGGGGTTCCACTCGGAACCTTTATCGGACAGGCCTTCGGTTGGAGAGCGACATTCTGGGGAGTTGCCGCACTTGGTGTCATCGGAATCGTAGCAAGCTCCATCCTTGTTCCGAAAAACCTCAAGGAAGCACCACCTGCCAAGTTCAGCGATCAATTGAAGATCCTGACTAATGGCACGCTTATGCTGGCCTTTGCGATCACGGCCCTTGGATACGGTGGAACATTCGTTGCATTCACTTATCTGACTCCATTACTGGAAAATGTGACAGGATTCAGCGCTAAATGGGTCAGCATCATCCTTCTTGTTTACGGGATCGCTGTCGCCATAGGAAACGTTGTCGGTGGGAAGGCATCGGATAAAAATCCGCTCAAGGCTTTATTCTGGATGTTTGCCCTTCAGGCCATCATCCTTCTCGCCTTGACGTTTGCAGCTCCATTCAAAGTGGCAGGCCTGATTGCGATCTTCCTCATGGGATTGTTCGCCTTCATGAACGTACCGGGCCTTCAGGTTCTCGTCGTCAACCTGGCAGAGAAATATGTGCCTACTGCTGTCAACGTGGCATCTGCACTTAATATCGCCGCTTTCAACGTAGGTATCGCCATCGGATCCTTCGTCGGCGGACTCATCGTCGACAGCATCGGCCTCATCCACACCCCGTGGATCGGTGCCGTCATGGTAGCAGGCGCCGTTGCTCTCACAGCGTGGCTCCGAAAAATTGAAAAGTAA
- a CDS encoding ABC transporter permease, which produces MTFLPKLPLASWVDSFVNWIKDIFGPFFDFLTDAIGSVVDFFVMVLESIPTLLLILIFVAIAWWVSRWTIALFTAVGLLLIDNLGYWDGTIDTLALVLASVIISIIIGIPIGIWISQSDRAMKIITPILDFMQTMPAFVYLIPAIIFFGIGVVPGIIASVIFSMPPTIRLTNLGIRQVPEDLVEASNAFGSTPGQKLFKVQLPLATSTIMAGINQSIMLALSMVVIASLVGAPGLGADVYRAVTQLKVGVGFEAGLAIVILAIVLDRISQNIGSSKN; this is translated from the coding sequence ATGACATTCCTACCGAAACTTCCGTTAGCAAGCTGGGTGGATAGCTTCGTCAACTGGATCAAAGACATCTTCGGACCGTTCTTTGACTTCCTGACTGATGCCATCGGATCTGTTGTTGATTTCTTCGTCATGGTTCTTGAATCCATTCCTACGCTTCTGTTGATTTTGATATTTGTTGCCATCGCCTGGTGGGTGAGCCGCTGGACCATCGCCTTATTTACGGCAGTCGGCCTGTTGCTCATTGACAATCTTGGTTACTGGGATGGAACGATCGATACGCTAGCCCTCGTCTTAGCATCCGTTATCATATCTATCATAATAGGTATACCAATCGGAATCTGGATCTCACAAAGTGACCGTGCGATGAAAATCATCACGCCGATCCTTGACTTTATGCAGACGATGCCTGCCTTCGTCTACCTGATTCCTGCGATCATCTTCTTCGGGATCGGAGTGGTACCGGGTATCATTGCATCCGTCATCTTCTCCATGCCTCCGACGATCCGTCTGACCAACCTCGGGATCCGTCAGGTACCGGAAGATCTTGTGGAAGCATCGAACGCCTTCGGTTCGACACCTGGTCAGAAGCTGTTCAAAGTACAGCTGCCGCTGGCTACAAGCACCATCATGGCCGGTATCAACCAAAGCATCATGCTTGCCCTTTCCATGGTCGTCATCGCTTCACTTGTAGGGGCACCTGGACTAGGCGCAGATGTATATCGTGCCGTTACCCAATTGAAAGTCGGTGTTGGTTTTGAAGCTGGTCTGGCCATCGTCATCCTGGCGATCGTACTCGATCGGATTTCTCAAAATATAGGTTCATCTAAAAACTAA
- a CDS encoding VOC family protein, translating to MKIHQLELFIGNYEETVAFYQDTMGFTCRKNGEGSTDMEVGSGTVTFHKKSGVDCYYHFALNIPFNLFDSAKAYMAERVTLAKEDDEDEVFFKESKARSFYFLDPAGNIVEFIAREGLNPDSEAGSFSPSEVLGISEIGISSEEVYQCSKEVTGKGIPARNDRPLSNGETLNFMGEAEDGAFIIIARAGRRWIFSDKPGLPAPTIVKTDRGTMTFHLSG from the coding sequence ATGAAGATCCATCAGCTGGAACTTTTCATCGGCAACTATGAAGAAACGGTTGCTTTTTATCAGGATACAATGGGGTTCACGTGCAGGAAGAATGGTGAGGGTTCAACGGATATGGAGGTGGGCAGCGGGACCGTGACCTTCCATAAGAAATCGGGAGTGGACTGCTACTACCATTTTGCGTTGAATATTCCGTTCAATCTGTTCGATTCTGCAAAAGCGTACATGGCGGAGCGGGTGACGCTTGCAAAGGAGGATGATGAGGACGAGGTGTTTTTCAAAGAATCCAAGGCCCGATCCTTCTACTTTCTGGACCCCGCTGGAAATATTGTCGAGTTCATTGCGAGAGAAGGTTTGAACCCCGATTCCGAAGCGGGATCATTCAGTCCATCAGAGGTTTTGGGGATCAGTGAGATCGGGATTTCGTCGGAAGAAGTGTATCAGTGCTCAAAAGAAGTGACGGGGAAAGGGATCCCGGCGCGAAATGATAGGCCGTTATCAAACGGGGAAACCCTGAACTTCATGGGGGAGGCAGAGGACGGTGCCTTCATCATCATCGCGAGGGCTGGGAGACGATGGATTTTCTCCGACAAACCAGGATTGCCCGCACCGACGATCGTCAAGACGGACAGGGGCACCATGACGTTTCATCTAAGTGGTTGA
- a CDS encoding GNAT family N-acetyltransferase — translation MKIIVDDVSGAAMQHLITSHLVSMNETSPPESVHALGIDKLRGEGVTVWSAWIEDSLAGCGALKELDPTHGEIKSMKTDPGHLRKGVAGALLSHIIQEAKNRGYHRLSLETGSTDAFRPAQLLYERAGFHYCPPFGSYTDDPNSRFMTLEL, via the coding sequence ATGAAGATCATAGTAGACGATGTATCGGGAGCGGCCATGCAGCACTTGATCACAAGCCATCTTGTGAGCATGAATGAAACGTCCCCTCCGGAAAGCGTCCATGCTTTGGGGATCGATAAGCTCAGGGGAGAGGGTGTTACCGTTTGGAGTGCCTGGATCGAGGACTCCCTTGCCGGGTGTGGGGCGTTGAAAGAACTCGATCCCACCCATGGTGAGATCAAATCCATGAAGACCGACCCAGGCCACCTCCGGAAAGGAGTGGCCGGCGCCCTTCTCTCCCACATCATACAGGAAGCAAAGAATCGGGGGTATCACCGGCTCAGTCTTGAGACAGGTTCCACGGATGCCTTCCGTCCTGCGCAGCTCCTGTACGAGCGTGCAGGCTTTCATTACTGTCCCCCATTCGGATCGTATACCGACGATCCCAACAGCCGGTTCATGACGCTGGAATTATAA
- a CDS encoding ATP-grasp domain-containing protein, whose protein sequence is MLMETAQRLHIPVIDEEYEGPLVLDEHSRVLTNSEACLQRLNEWAPQHPFTRISQMVKQKATFRAMLSDLFPDYYFQLVSLQELRSMPKEILPFPLVIKPNKGYSSVGVKLVQDRSEWDRSVAELYGELTLSKGVYSESVVDQDEIIIEKWIDGEEYAVDCYFDHEGKPVILNILKRMFASSTDTSDRMYYTSTSIVAEVFHEVEEFLHKLSGMLKVSHYPFHLELRRSEAGMMAIELNPLRFAGAGTTDISTYAYGINGAEAYMLNQRPDWSEILTRTDDRVYGFCCIELPVDIVKQDLHSFDHEALKERFTDILEYRNVESSDDQMLSVVFFRTSSMEEVHDLLHIELNPYITEKKVGVPS, encoded by the coding sequence ATGTTAATGGAAACGGCCCAGCGCCTTCATATACCCGTTATTGATGAAGAGTACGAAGGGCCATTGGTACTGGACGAGCATTCAAGAGTACTGACGAATTCCGAGGCATGCCTTCAGCGTCTGAATGAATGGGCGCCACAGCATCCCTTCACCCGGATCTCCCAGATGGTCAAACAGAAGGCAACGTTCAGAGCGATGCTATCCGATCTATTCCCGGACTACTATTTCCAACTGGTATCCCTGCAAGAACTACGCTCCATGCCAAAAGAGATCCTGCCATTCCCCCTCGTCATCAAGCCGAATAAAGGCTATTCAAGTGTCGGGGTGAAGCTGGTTCAAGATCGTTCCGAATGGGATCGGTCCGTTGCTGAGCTTTATGGCGAGCTGACTCTGTCCAAGGGAGTCTACAGCGAGTCAGTCGTCGATCAGGATGAGATCATCATCGAGAAGTGGATTGATGGGGAGGAGTATGCAGTTGACTGCTACTTCGATCATGAAGGCAAGCCGGTGATCCTGAATATCTTGAAGAGGATGTTTGCCTCTTCAACCGATACATCCGATCGTATGTATTATACGTCCACGTCCATCGTGGCAGAGGTATTCCATGAAGTGGAGGAATTCCTTCATAAACTTAGCGGGATGCTTAAAGTCAGTCACTACCCCTTCCACTTGGAGCTGCGCCGCAGTGAAGCCGGTATGATGGCAATCGAGTTGAACCCGCTCCGCTTTGCTGGAGCCGGTACGACCGATATCAGTACCTATGCATACGGCATCAATGGTGCAGAGGCGTATATGCTCAACCAGCGTCCGGACTGGTCGGAAATCTTAACGCGCACCGACGATCGTGTCTATGGGTTCTGTTGCATCGAACTTCCTGTAGACATAGTGAAACAGGACTTGCACAGCTTTGATCATGAAGCATTGAAAGAACGATTCACGGACATCCTCGAGTACCGGAATGTCGAGTCATCTGATGACCAGATGCTGTCAGTGGTCTTTTTCAGGACGTCATCGATGGAAGAGGTGCACGATCTTCTGCACATAGAGTTGAACCCGTATATCACCGAGAAGAAAGTGGGGGTACCATCATGA
- a CDS encoding glycine betaine ABC transporter substrate-binding protein translates to MKKLRIAGLASILALSVGLAACGNDSKEGKTIGDEVDYKITGIEPGAGIMTATNKALEEYDNLKDYKLVESSSAAMAAELDKAIKNEDPIIVTGWTPHWMFAKYDLKYLKDPKGVYGDAEKIETFARKGLKEDQPSAYTVLDQFSWTNDDIGEVMVDIQEGTDPAEAADKWVKDNKDKVDEWTKGADKVSGEEITLSYVAWDSEIASTNVVAKTLESIGYKVKLVQLDAGPMFTAVAEGNADATVSGWLPLTHKDYLDKYGDKMDRLGPNLEGAKTGLVVPSYVEADSIEDLK, encoded by the coding sequence ATGAAAAAACTACGTATTGCTGGTTTGGCTTCCATCCTCGCTCTATCTGTAGGATTGGCCGCTTGTGGAAATGATTCAAAAGAAGGCAAGACCATCGGTGATGAAGTGGATTACAAAATCACCGGAATCGAGCCTGGAGCCGGTATCATGACGGCAACGAACAAAGCCCTGGAAGAGTACGATAATCTTAAAGACTACAAATTGGTTGAGTCTTCTTCAGCTGCAATGGCTGCAGAGCTTGATAAAGCCATCAAAAATGAAGATCCGATCATCGTGACTGGTTGGACTCCACACTGGATGTTCGCCAAGTATGACCTGAAATATTTGAAAGACCCTAAAGGTGTGTACGGTGACGCTGAAAAAATCGAAACCTTTGCACGTAAAGGCCTAAAAGAAGATCAACCAAGCGCCTACACCGTGCTTGATCAGTTCAGCTGGACGAATGATGACATCGGTGAAGTCATGGTCGATATCCAAGAAGGTACCGATCCTGCCGAAGCTGCTGATAAATGGGTAAAAGACAATAAGGATAAAGTCGATGAATGGACAAAAGGTGCTGACAAAGTAAGCGGCGAAGAAATCACCCTTTCTTATGTGGCATGGGATTCTGAAATCGCCAGCACCAATGTTGTGGCAAAAACACTTGAAAGCATTGGATACAAAGTGAAGCTTGTTCAGCTGGATGCAGGTCCAATGTTCACAGCTGTAGCTGAAGGTAATGCAGATGCAACGGTTTCCGGATGGTTGCCACTGACTCATAAAGACTACCTTGATAAATATGGTGACAAGATGGACCGTCTTGGACCAAACCTTGAAGGTGCAAAAACAGGTCTTGTCGTTCCTTCTTATGTAGAAGCCGACTCAATTGAAGATCTTAAATAA
- a CDS encoding RNA polymerase sigma factor, with the protein MEERFEEVYERYFDDVYQYLLYFTNSRSEAEDLTQETFLRIMKSLPTFRGDSMLKTWILFIARRTSFDHYRKKRILSVLPGVIGNMISSTDGIPEKEWDDREEWQEVQEALMTLKPDYRNVVILRGLKEYSIKESASILQWNEMKVKVTYHRAIQMLRKKLSRKGAEKRYDFPQKHRL; encoded by the coding sequence ATGGAAGAGCGATTTGAAGAAGTTTATGAACGTTATTTTGATGATGTATATCAATATCTATTATATTTCACCAACAGTCGATCCGAAGCAGAGGACCTGACTCAGGAAACATTTCTGAGAATCATGAAATCCCTTCCAACTTTCCGTGGCGATTCAATGTTGAAAACATGGATTCTTTTCATAGCCCGGAGAACGAGTTTTGATCATTACAGAAAAAAGAGAATTTTATCGGTTTTGCCCGGGGTGATTGGCAATATGATTTCGAGCACGGATGGTATTCCAGAGAAGGAGTGGGATGACCGGGAGGAATGGCAGGAAGTTCAGGAAGCGTTGATGACCCTCAAGCCTGATTATCGGAATGTTGTGATACTACGGGGTCTAAAGGAATACTCCATCAAAGAGTCCGCCTCGATCCTTCAGTGGAATGAGATGAAGGTAAAAGTCACCTATCATCGTGCGATTCAAATGTTGCGGAAGAAGCTATCAAGGAAAGGGGCTGAAAAACGATATGACTTTCCACAAAAACACAGACTCTGA
- a CDS encoding DUF4306 domain-containing protein produces the protein MNKRNVKTLIFLVSLTILPFAFYFSMYEGSALLEDQFEWKNSAKVSASAGEVTKSGDINQMDFFIYAAKFRPFFPIVTTICAAVIALWVIDRFLKARAHMIGNGIVGLASIIGGLYLISGVTEGSNYFSVVLLILGVAALLLAFRSFRLGHSRSILNHS, from the coding sequence TTGAATAAAAGGAATGTGAAGACCTTGATATTCCTGGTCTCCCTTACAATCCTTCCATTCGCGTTCTACTTTTCCATGTATGAAGGAAGTGCGCTGCTTGAGGATCAGTTCGAGTGGAAGAATTCGGCGAAGGTGTCGGCGAGTGCAGGGGAAGTGACAAAATCAGGGGATATCAATCAGATGGACTTCTTCATCTATGCAGCGAAATTCCGCCCGTTTTTCCCGATCGTGACGACGATCTGCGCAGCCGTCATTGCATTATGGGTCATCGACCGCTTCTTGAAGGCCCGTGCCCACATGATCGGTAACGGGATTGTAGGCCTTGCCTCCATCATCGGCGGCCTCTACTTGATCAGCGGCGTCACAGAAGGAAGCAATTATTTCAGTGTTGTGCTTCTTATACTCGGTGTAGCTGCCCTGCTTCTTGCTTTCAGGAGCTTCAGGTTGGGACACTCCCGCTCGATTTTGAACCATTCATAA
- a CDS encoding GbsR/MarR family transcriptional regulator, whose product MTLDELKEELEMSKTSMSTGVRTLLELNMVEKVWRKGERKDLYQVKNDWYQNFIDRFTTQWRKGTQMNLDASIKSMRDLETAIADTDDQETAQRAQDHLERITYAIEYYNWLNQVIDLFESRKIFDLTQHKEE is encoded by the coding sequence ATGACCCTGGATGAGCTGAAGGAAGAGCTGGAAATGAGTAAAACCAGCATGTCCACCGGTGTCCGGACGTTGTTGGAATTGAATATGGTTGAAAAGGTATGGCGAAAGGGAGAGAGGAAGGACTTGTACCAGGTGAAGAATGACTGGTATCAAAACTTCATCGATCGCTTCACCACTCAATGGAGGAAGGGAACCCAGATGAATCTCGACGCCTCCATCAAATCCATGCGGGATCTGGAAACAGCCATAGCAGACACAGATGACCAAGAAACCGCTCAGAGGGCACAGGATCACCTCGAGAGGATCACCTACGCCATTGAATACTACAATTGGCTGAATCAGGTTATCGACCTTTTTGAATCAAGGAAAATTTTCGACCTCACCCAACATAAAGAAGAATGA
- a CDS encoding LysE family translocator yields the protein MDTYLKFVLVGFSIALPVGAVTVEMTKQGLKNGFLHGWAVGIGGMTIDFFLVLAMYLGLAQVLSLPYVQLPLWVVGAIFLFGLAYDSIKNADHGITMAGDRPQSSLWKTYRNGVLVAVSPGNLVFWVSVFGTVLADSYSGSKIGFVLAAAGVLTGILIHDLGLLSIVAATRRAMNRAMIKWTSIAAGILLFGFGCYFLYEFVHDIKDYL from the coding sequence ATGGATACATATTTAAAATTTGTACTCGTCGGATTTTCCATTGCCCTTCCGGTGGGGGCCGTAACCGTAGAAATGACCAAGCAGGGACTGAAAAACGGCTTCCTCCACGGCTGGGCAGTGGGCATCGGCGGAATGACCATCGATTTCTTCCTTGTTCTTGCCATGTATCTCGGACTCGCCCAGGTCCTTTCCCTTCCGTATGTACAGCTGCCCCTATGGGTGGTAGGAGCCATCTTCCTGTTTGGCCTTGCTTATGATTCAATCAAGAATGCCGATCATGGGATCACGATGGCAGGGGATCGCCCTCAATCCTCTTTATGGAAGACCTACCGGAACGGAGTGCTCGTTGCTGTTTCGCCTGGTAATCTCGTTTTCTGGGTCTCTGTGTTCGGCACGGTCCTGGCCGATTCCTATTCAGGCTCGAAGATCGGATTTGTCTTAGCAGCAGCGGGGGTTCTTACGGGAATTTTGATCCATGACCTGGGACTGCTCTCGATCGTGGCCGCCACCCGCAGGGCCATGAATCGAGCCATGATCAAATGGACGTCGATCGCAGCTGGGATCCTGCTATTCGGCTTCGGATGTTATTTCTTATACGAATTTGTACACGACATCAAAGACTATCTGTAA